One Natator depressus isolate rNatDep1 chromosome 6, rNatDep2.hap1, whole genome shotgun sequence DNA window includes the following coding sequences:
- the TGFB1I1 gene encoding transforming growth factor beta-1-induced transcript 1 protein, giving the protein MDDLDALLADLETTTSHISKRPVLLTDSGAAHANGLGQDGTPEARPPPPPYNPQQQAMSMDPLPVSALPSGGDKEHLYSTVCKPRSPRPKEPAAPPFSSSSGVLGAGLCELDRLLQELNATQFNITDEIMSQFPSNKGPDGEKRKEKPEDAGEGGSPSHSAGSTPPPVKPSATSATLELDKLMASLSDFRVQSNLPGVSAAPPPAPARVSLAQQPVMSSVCPSPSGPPPPGAPAPQGGNLDSMLVMLQSDLSRQGISTSTKGLCASCQKPIAGQVVTALGNTWHPEHFVCTHCQKEMGGSNFFEKDGAPYCERDYFQLFSPRCGLCNEPILDKMVTALDKNWHPEHFCCVKCGRPFGEEGFHEKDGQQYCRQDFYELFSTRCQGCGQAILENYISALSALWHPECFVCRECYAPFLQGSFFEHDGRPFCETHYHKQRGSLCWGCEKPIAGRCITAMARKFHPEHFVCAFCLKQLNKGTFKEQNDKPYCHPCFLKLFG; this is encoded by the exons ATGCCCTGCTGGCTGATCTGGAGACCACCACCTCTCACATTTCCAAGCGCCCAGTACTGCTCACGGACTCTGGGGCAGCCCATGCTaatgggctggggcaggatgggACGCCTGaggccaggccccctcctccaccctacAATCCTCAGCAGCAG GCCATGTCCATGGACCCTCTGCCTGTCTCTGCCCTGCCTAGCGGGGGCGATAAAGAGCATCTCTACAG cactgTCTGCAAGCCCCGCTCGCCCCGGCCCAAGGAGCCAGCCGCGCCACCCTTCTCCTCGTCCAGCGGGGTGCTGGGTGCCGGCCTCTGTGAGCTGGACCGGCTGCTGCAGGAGCTCAACGCCACACAGTTCAACATCACAG ACGAAATCATGTCCCAGTTCCCATCCAACAAGGGCCCTGATGGGGAGAAGCGGAAGGAGAAACCAGAggatgctggggaaggggggtccCCAAGCCA CTCGGCTGGCTCCACCCCCCCTCCTGTGAAGCCATCAGCCACATCTGCTACCCTGGAGCTGGACAAACTCATGGCCTCATTGTCGGACTTCAGAGTCCAGAGCAAC CTCCCAGGGGTCTCGGCCGCGCCACCCCCGGCCCCCGCCCGAGTCTCCCTGGCGCAGCAGCCGGTGATGTCATccgtctgccccagcccctcGGGGCCGCCCCCCCCAGGAGCGCCGGCCCCGCAGGGTGGCAACTTGGACAGCATGCTGGTGATGCTGCAGTCGGACCTGAGCCGCCAGGGGATCTCCACCAGCACCAAGGGGCTGTGTGCCTCCTGCCAGAAACCCATCGCTGGGCAG GTGGTGACGGCGCTGGGCAACACCTGGCACCCCGAGCACTTCGTCTGCACCCACTGCCAGAAGGAGATGGGGGGCAGCAACTTCTTCGAGAAGGATGGCGCCCCCTACTGTGAGAGGGACTACTTCCAGCTTTTCTCGCCCCGCTGCGGCCTCTGCAATGAGCCCATCCTGGAT AAAATGGTGACAGCTCTGGACAAGAACTGGCACCCGGAGCATTTCTGCTGTGTGAAGTGCGGGAGGCCCTTCGGGGAGGAAG GCTTCCATGAGAAGGACGGCCAGCAGTACTGCCGCCAGGACTTCTACGAGCTCTTCTCCACGCGCTGCCAGGGCTGTGGCCAGGCCATCCTGGAGAACTACATCTCGGCCCTCAGCGCCCTCTGGCACCCTGAGTGCTTTGTCTGCAGG gaGTGCTACGCGCCGTTCCTGCAGGGCAGTTTTTTCGAGCATGACGGGCGGCCCTTCTGCGAGACGCACTACCACAAACAGCGGGGCTCGCTGTGCTGGGGCTGCGAGAAGCCCATCGCCGGGCGCTGCATCACCGCCATGGCCCGCAAGTTCCACCCCGAGCACTTCGTCTGCGCCTTCTGCCTCAAGCAGCTCAACAAGGGCACCTTCAAGGAGCAGAACGACAAGCCCTACTGCCACCCCTGCTTCCTCAAGCTCTTCGGCTGA